The sequence CGATGAGCGAGATCGTCTGGTCCGTCGATCCCCGGCGCGACGATCTCGAAAGTCTGCTCGCCCGGCTTCGCCATTTCGCCGCGACCCTCGCCGAAGCCCGAGGGATCCGGTTCGCGATGGACGTGAAGGACGACGTGACCGCCGTGCCCCTCGAGGCCGGGCGCCGGCGCGACCTCTATCTCCTGCTGAAAGAAGCGGCGCACAACGCGATCCGCCACGCGGGCGCCGCCCGGGTCTCGCTCGCCATCGCGGTGGACCATGGAACGCTCAAGAGCGAGGTCGTCGACGACGGCCGCGGATTCGACCCGGCCGCCGGAAAGGGACACGGCCTCGACACGATGCGCGAGCGAGCGCGCGCGCTCGGAGGCGCGCTCGAGCTCGCGAGCGAGCCCGGCGAGGGAACGCGCGTGTCGATCTCGGTTCCTCTCGCCGGTCCCCCATGATCATGCGGTTTTCGACGGCACCTCGACCGGCGATGATCACGACCCGATGACTTCACCGTCGACGCCCGCAGGGACGGCTCCGATCACCGTCGGCATCGTCGACGACAAACGTCCGCTCCGGGACGGCCTCGCCGCGTTGATCGACGGCACCCCCGGGTTTCGATGCGTCGGGCGATGGGGCTCCGTCGAAGAAGCCCTGCGCGGGCTCGCGGCGTCCGGTCCCGACGTTCTCCTGCTCGACATCGGACTGCCGGGGATGTCGGGCGTCGACGGCATCGCTGCGCTCAAGTCCCGCTGCCCGAACACGCAGGTCCTGATGCTGACGATTTTCGAGGAGCGGGAAAGGGTGTTCGAGTCGATCTGCAACGGCGCGAGCGGATATCTCCTGAAGAACACGCCTCCCGCCAATCTCCTCACCGCGATTCGCGAGGCGCGCAACGGTGGCGCCCCGCTTTCCCCATCGGTCGCGCGCAAGGTGCTCGGTATGATCCAGGCGATC is a genomic window of Thermoanaerobaculia bacterium containing:
- a CDS encoding response regulator transcription factor; protein product: MTSPSTPAGTAPITVGIVDDKRPLRDGLAALIDGTPGFRCVGRWGSVEEALRGLAASGPDVLLLDIGLPGMSGVDGIAALKSRCPNTQVLMLTIFEERERVFESICNGASGYLLKNTPPANLLTAIREARNGGAPLSPSVARKVLGMIQAIGGPDKLEHDLSPQQLRLLRLLADGHTYQSAADEMGIALNTVRDYVGKIYERLHVNSKTSAVRKAIRSGLLG